In Populus alba chromosome 1, ASM523922v2, whole genome shotgun sequence, a single window of DNA contains:
- the LOC118039121 gene encoding uncharacterized protein — translation MAAPFFSTPFQPYVYQNHQDAVIPFQIFGGEAQVVQIMLKPQEKVIAKPGSMCFMSGSIEMENVFIHENEVGVWQWFFGKAVTSVVFHNPGPIDGFVGIAAPSLARILPIDLAKFGGEILCQPDAFLCSVSDVKVSNTVDQRARNVMPSIEGFLRQKLTGQGLAFILAGGSVAQKVLEVGEVLAVDVSCIAALNTTVNVQIKYNGPVRRAVFGGDNLVTATLTGPGIVFIQSLPFRRFSQRIARAVTSPNMRDNPKFFVQIAIFFFLAYVVIVSSLILTDV, via the exons ATGGCTGCACCTTTCTTCTCTACTCCGTTTCAACCTTACGTTTATCAG AATCATCAAGATGCTGTGATACCTTTCCAGATTTTTGGGGGTGAAGCTCAAGTAGTTCAG ATTATGTTGAAGCCACAAGAAAAAGTTATTGCAAAACCAG GCTCCATGTGCTTCATGTCTGGATCAATTGAAATGGAGAATGTTTTTATCCATGAAAATGAAGTAGGTGTCTGGCAGTGGTTTTTTGGCAAGGCTGTTACCAGTGTAGTCTTCCACAATCCTGGTCCAATTGATGGATTTGTTGGAATTGCTGCACCTTCTCTTGCAAGAATCCTCCCG ATTGACTTGGCAAAGTTTGGAGGAGAGATTTTATGCCAG CCAGATGCATTCCTTTGTTCCGTCAGTGATGTGAAGGTCAGCAATACAGTAGATCAGAGGGCACGTAATGTCATGCCTAGTATAGAG GGATTTTTAAGGCAGAAACTAACTGGACAGGGACTTGCATTTATTCTTGCTGGAGGATCTG TTGCACAGAAAGTTCTTGAGGTGGGTGAGGTATTAGCTGTTGATGTGTCTTGCATTGCTGCCCTTAATACCACTGTCAATGTTCAAATCAAGTACAATGGGCCTGTGAGACGGGCAGTCTTTGGG GGTGACAATTTAGTAACAGCCACTCTAACAGGACCAGGCATTGTCTTTATCCAAAGTTTGCCCTTCCGACGGTTTTCCCAGCGCATTGCTAG GGCAGTGACATCCCCAAACATGAGAGATAATCCAAAGTTCTTTGTGCAGATTGCGATTTTCTTCTTTCTGGCGTATGTTGTGATTGTATCTTCATTAATCTTGACCGATGTATGA
- the LOC118039120 gene encoding uncharacterized protein has translation MHPHSYTVDSLSKSQDLVSSILSSSTPPQISSVCASIDSFLHSHSPDQSRHFFSFGFPTLICKLYGFDDSTSPSSKQSSAVGWLDIIHLANDPALTSRVFNFLSPNSLLFQSLFAVDRQYLVKYVFPIERLPEWARFMLPGEKDRQVLNNLCPLFKDKVKEDSIKGGGSLYYQVQLNVFEFFMFWFAYYPVCKGNSDNLKSSVTERPKKFKLENWTSSIPCFSHSKHGNERNVEGNDDLYMRLLYAYLRAFVPTCDLNSHQPYRGSLLHYGYGNDRSVLYRAEFFVNVLMNYWLVDSDFSPLNVNVCKSWGLSLKSRLVPGETPPTPNLGEVVKLLVKYLNLSSSAVKEGIEHFGNPSWSRVSSEKSKELAASINSPMHVVGSWNAWIQRPAYRFILRSFLFCPVGTSIKNASQVFSVWVTYLEPWKIGLDDFAELDAIIDDGSGKGVKKEGEKNVECGYSSSWQGYVLSNYLYYSSLVMHFIGFAHKFLHTDPEMIVQMVLKVIKILTSSKELTDLIKNVDAAFHSQQAGSGKSMLSSLYGYIPSIREQLQDWEDGLCESDADGSFLHENWNKDLRLFGDGEDGGQQLLQLFILRAEAELQANSGDSLACNLQCIDSLKLQVSCFFGGHAVKRISFTPEVKHVQSRDEIFKPRRVFNHASHNVNYKGDWMKRPISDDEVAWLAKFLVWLSSWLNENLGLHQAERSDVDPKLSYVEPPSDAGNVCGSTEIMKMTLCAVCSWFLMSGAMVVRLMRKHGARVNLRMLASKRIVMVLLACFVFRILKRVFGTSEV, from the exons ATGCACCCGCACTCGTACACCGTCGATTCCCTTTCCAAATCCCAAGACCTTGTCTCATCCATCCTCTCCTCCTCCACTCCTCCTCAGATCTCCTCCGTCTGCGCCTCCATCGACTCTTTCTTGCACTCTCACTCCCCCGATCAATCCCGCCACTTCTTCTCCTTCGGCTTCCCTACTCTAATCTGCAAGCTCTACGGCTTCGATGACTCAACGTCGCCGTCCAGCAAACAATCTAGCGCAGTTGGATGGCTAGACATTATCCACCTAGCAAACGACCCCGCTTTAACTTCTAGGGTTTTCAACTTCCTCTCTCCGAACAGCCTACTTTTCCAATCACTCTTCGCCGTTGATCGTCAATATTTAGTCAAATACGTGTTCCCAATCGAACGGTTGCCGGAGTGGGCTCGGTTTATGCTGCCAGGCGAAAAAGATCGTCAGGTTTTAAACAATCTTTGCCCtctttttaaagataaagtaaaAGAAGATTCGATTAAAGGAGGAGGATCTTTATATTATCAAGTACAATTAAATGTATTTGAATTTTTCATGTTCTGGTTCGCTTATTACCCAGTTTGTAAAGGAAATAGCGATAATTTGAAAAGTTCAGTAACTGAAAGACCCAAAAAGTTCAAATTAGAGAATTGGACATCTTCCATTCCGTGTTTTTCACATTCAAAACATGGAAACGAGCGAAATGTGGAGGGCAATGATGATCTTTATATGCGGCTATTGTATGCATATTTGCGTGCGTTTGTGCCTACTTGTGACTTGAATTCACATCAGCCTTATCGTGGTTCGCTTTTGCATTATGGGTATGGAAATGACAGGTCAGTTTTGTATAGAGCGGAGTTTTTTGTCAATGTGTTGATGAATTATTGGTTGGTTGATAGTGATTTCTCGCCGTTGAATGTTAATGTTTGCAAGTCATGGGGTTTGTCCTTAAAGTCGAGGTTGGTTCCAGGGGAGACGCCGCCGACACCAAATTTAGGTGAGGTGGTGAAGTTGTTGGTTAAGTACTTGAATTTGAGTTCGAGTGCAGTTAAAGAAGGGATTGAACATTTTGGGAATCCATCTTGGAGTAGGGTTTCTTCTGAGAAATCAAAGGAATTGGCTGCATCCATCAATAGCCCAATGCATGTGGTTGGTTCATGGAATGCTTGGATTCAGAGGCCGGCGTATAGGTTTATTTTGAGGTCATTTCTGTTTTGTCCTGTGGGGACTTCAATTAAGAATGCTTCACAGGTGTTTTCTGTGTGGGTTACTTATTTGGAACCGTGGAAGATTGGTTTGGATGATTTTGCAGAGCTTGATGCCATTATAGATGATGGGTCAGGGAAGGGTGTGAAGAAGGAAGGTGAGAAGAATGTAGAATGTGGCTATTCTTCTTCGTGGCAGGGCTATGTACTGTCCAATTATCTGTACTACAGTTCGTTGGTTATGCATTTTATTGGGTTTGCACACAAGTTTCTTCACACTGATCCTGAAATGATAGTCCAGATGGTATTGAAG GTGATAAAAATACTGACATCATCTAAAGAGTTGACTGATCTTATAAAGAATGTTGATGCTGCTTTTCATTCGCAACAAGCTGGGTCTGGCAAATCGATGCTTAGCAGTTTATATGGATATATTCCTtcaattcgtgaacagttgcaG GATTGGGAAGATGGTTTATGTGAGAGTGATGCTGATGGTTCTTTCCTGCATGAGAATTGGAACAAAGATTTAAGGCTTTTTGGTGATGGAGAAGATGGTGGGCAACAGCTACTCCAG TTGTTCATATTGCGTGCTGAAGCTGAGTTGCAAGCCAACTCTGGTGATAGTCTTGCATGCAACCTTCAGTGTATAGATTCATTAAAGTTGCAGGTAAGCTGTTTTTTTGGTGGCCATGCTGTGAAACGGATCTCATTTACGCCAGAAGTAAAACATGTGCAATCACGGGATGAAATATTTAAGCCCAGAAGAGTTTTCAACCATGCATCGCACAATGTCAATTACAAGGGTGACTGGATGAAGCGCCCCATTTCTGATGATGAGGTAGCATGGCTGGCAAAATTTCTTGTATGGCTATCAAGTTGGCTAAACGAGAATCTTGGGCTACATCAAGCAGAGAGAAGCGATGTTGATCCTAAACTGTCATATGTGGAGCCTCCAAGTGATGCAGGAAATGTGTGTGGATCCACAGAAATCATGAAGATGACATTATGTGCTGTTTGTTCTTGGTTTTTGATGTCGGGTGCTATGGTAGTGAGGCTAATGAGAAAGCATGGTGCAAGGGTGAACCTCAGGATGTTAGCATCAAAGAGGATTGTGATGGTTTTGCTCGCATGTTTTGTATTCCGTATATTGAAGAGAGTTTTTGGAACAAGTGAAGTGTAG